A stretch of the Chlorobiota bacterium genome encodes the following:
- a CDS encoding SPOR domain-containing protein → MNEDNLNITENNEPTSNRGNLRSRDAERIRSVLKRSTSTPQKEVIINSNDNSLIAQNNKIVNQNINLNNPISDSENLNDNSLSSEPKEIIIVKMIEGSTSAKSFEPTEESIKKANTKPENTIKKEMPKKRNPVFTIVVILIGLVTGLALYVLVSEQISKYFPVSNESIDSAGNSNVDNFNDTLNSLDNSSIDIDGNKDTNTVVLPSGDDYKLPYPNNNNNVTENEKKEIDKIEDQKTDFKNNTNLNNSSSNSNNNGNNGSVPDIRGNSEFNSALNGHSWKANKTKIQKEEENLKNAAKTDLKASDKPVLKNKISDSKTNPKNTEKLSPSNERTVSDINEKKVHSKGVIDKSKPNLNTQLKTKYVVQVHSTPDESEAKKVAQQLKAKGIKGISVMPTLVNGKKIFRVRFGSTGTKQEAEKDAGRAGYKKSWIIPSK, encoded by the coding sequence ATGAATGAAGATAATTTAAATATAACTGAAAATAACGAACCAACTTCCAACAGAGGGAATTTGAGGAGTAGAGATGCAGAGCGCATTAGATCAGTACTCAAACGTTCAACAAGTACTCCACAAAAAGAAGTTATAATTAATTCAAATGATAATTCATTAATTGCTCAGAATAATAAAATTGTAAATCAAAATATTAATTTAAACAATCCTATTTCCGATAGTGAAAATTTAAATGATAATTCATTAAGTTCAGAACCTAAAGAGATAATTATTGTTAAAATGATTGAAGGTTCAACATCTGCAAAATCATTTGAACCGACCGAAGAATCAATAAAAAAAGCAAATACTAAACCTGAGAATACAATTAAAAAAGAGATGCCCAAGAAACGAAATCCAGTTTTTACAATTGTGGTAATTTTAATTGGCTTAGTTACAGGGTTAGCACTTTATGTATTAGTAAGTGAACAGATTAGTAAGTACTTCCCTGTGTCAAATGAAAGCATTGATAGTGCAGGTAATTCAAATGTAGATAATTTTAATGATACTCTAAATAGTTTAGATAATTCTTCAATTGATATTGATGGGAACAAAGATACAAATACTGTTGTTCTCCCATCTGGTGATGATTATAAATTACCATACCCAAACAATAATAATAATGTGACTGAAAATGAAAAAAAAGAAATAGATAAAATTGAAGATCAAAAAACAGACTTTAAGAACAACACAAATTTAAATAATTCATCAAGTAACTCTAACAATAATGGAAACAATGGCTCTGTTCCTGATATCAGAGGCAATAGTGAGTTTAATTCTGCATTGAACGGTCATTCATGGAAAGCAAATAAAACTAAGATTCAAAAAGAGGAAGAAAATTTAAAAAATGCAGCTAAAACAGATTTAAAAGCAAGCGATAAACCAGTTCTCAAAAATAAAATTTCAGATAGTAAAACTAATCCTAAAAATACTGAAAAACTATCACCTTCTAATGAAAGAACTGTAAGTGATATTAACGAGAAAAAAGTACATTCAAAAGGGGTAATTGATAAAAGTAAACCAAATTTAAATACTCAGTTAAAAACTAAATATGTAGTTCAAGTTCACTCTACGCCAGATGAATCGGAGGCAAAAAAAGTTGCTCAGCAGTTAAAAGCTAAAGGAATTAAAGGTATATCAGTTATGCCAACTTTGGTAAATGGCAAGAAAATTTTTCGTGTAAGATTCGGCTCAACTGGTACTAAACAAGAGGCTGAAAAAGATGCAGGAAGAGCAGGTTATAAAAAGTCATGGATAATTCCAAGTAAGTAA
- a CDS encoding HAMP domain-containing histidine kinase has protein sequence MAPAQSQKIASWNELRPKVLTMKLTIFRKIFLIIICTSLIAIISVWLYDRYALRNIYSDFIKEQSYSYTRLITSTAQLNNENSLFPNDILIDTTALRSITLAHPVDIRIEKPEGKMSKIIWTSTQTLPSAEEVITSSEDIFNTFSNTTFTNSDSISVRNVKDNLYSIHYNKGNIYLIHFRTQLSHFPLLPVTFLIEMILLLLIATVYKIVKLILRPLNSLMTGVQMVGSGEFDYQVPLQSNDELGELTKAFNAMSNRVNLIMQSKRRLLFDVSHELRTPLTRMSLTLTMMPESKQRERLQRNVKELNIMITELLENERLMVLGGKLILEEVNLVSMIHEICEGFNEVSNNVLFDSLSSELFASVDTQRVSIAIKNIISNAIKYSGKDHKIDVRLFPDEEGVRIVVADRGMGIPIELQKEVFEPFYRVDDSRTRSTGGYGLGLPLAKAIVDAHNGTIDLTSTQGVGTTVTIWLPNSSDNVKDIIGLSKPDLKVENVKAKFSGIKINLKN, from the coding sequence ATGGCTCCGGCTCAAAGTCAGAAAATAGCATCTTGGAATGAGTTAAGACCAAAAGTGTTAACAATGAAGTTGACTATTTTTAGGAAAATATTTCTTATAATAATATGTACATCATTGATTGCAATTATCAGTGTTTGGCTTTATGATAGGTATGCTTTACGTAATATCTATTCTGACTTTATAAAGGAACAATCTTATTCTTATACAAGATTAATTACTAGCACTGCACAGTTAAATAATGAAAATAGCTTATTCCCAAATGACATATTAATTGATACAACAGCATTAAGATCAATTACTTTAGCTCATCCTGTAGATATTAGAATTGAAAAGCCAGAAGGTAAAATGAGTAAAATAATTTGGACGAGTACTCAAACTTTACCATCTGCTGAAGAGGTAATTACTTCATCTGAAGATATTTTCAATACATTTTCTAATACAACATTTACAAATTCTGATTCAATTTCAGTAAGGAACGTAAAAGATAATTTGTATTCAATTCATTATAATAAAGGGAATATTTATTTAATTCATTTTAGAACTCAACTTTCTCATTTCCCTTTGTTACCAGTCACTTTTTTAATTGAAATGATTTTATTGCTTTTAATTGCAACAGTATATAAAATTGTTAAATTAATTTTGCGACCTTTAAATTCATTAATGACTGGTGTGCAAATGGTAGGTTCTGGAGAATTTGATTATCAAGTTCCACTACAATCTAATGATGAATTAGGGGAGTTAACTAAAGCATTTAATGCTATGTCTAATAGAGTTAATTTAATTATGCAATCTAAAAGAAGACTATTGTTTGATGTAAGCCATGAGCTCAGAACACCACTTACTAGAATGTCATTAACATTAACAATGATGCCTGAAAGTAAGCAAAGAGAGAGGCTTCAGAGGAATGTAAAAGAGCTAAACATAATGATTACAGAGCTTTTAGAAAATGAAAGATTAATGGTGTTAGGTGGCAAACTAATTTTAGAAGAAGTGAATTTAGTTAGTATGATTCATGAGATTTGCGAGGGTTTTAATGAAGTATCAAATAATGTACTTTTTGACTCTTTATCAAGTGAGTTGTTTGCTTCTGTTGATACACAGAGAGTTTCAATTGCAATCAAAAATATTATATCAAATGCAATTAAATATTCTGGGAAAGATCATAAAATTGATGTTAGGCTTTTCCCAGATGAAGAAGGTGTTAGAATAGTTGTAGCAGATAGAGGAATGGGGATTCCTATTGAGCTTCAAAAAGAAGTATTTGAACCTTTTTATAGAGTTGATGATTCTAGAACTCGCTCAACAGGGGGTTATGGACTTGGATTACCATTAGCAAAAGCTATCGTTGACGCTCATAATGGAACTATTGATTTAACAAGTACCCAAGGAGTTGGAACTACAGTTACAATATGGTTGCCAAATTCATCAGATAATGTTAAAGATATTATAGGGCTATCAAAACCTGATTTAAAGGTCGAAAATGTTAAGGCAAAATTTTCTGGAATTAAAATCAATTTAAAAAATTAA
- a CDS encoding response regulator transcription factor: MNPRILIIDDDIELNELLCEFFESNNAVVEHAIKPSSGLKKLREFSPDLVVLDVMLPEMNGFEVLTKIREFSNVPVVMLTARGDVDDRIMGIQSGADDYLAKPFDALELWTRIQAILKRSKPTFGVSGIFKFEGMDIDCQMQIAKVDGVKLDLTTAEFEMLRIFCENPNKPLDRDFMMEQTRGIPWESLNRSVDVVISRLRQKLEDDPKKPRFVKTIWGRGYMFVATPCLELQAA, translated from the coding sequence ATGAATCCAAGAATTTTAATTATTGACGATGACATAGAGCTAAATGAGCTTTTATGTGAATTTTTCGAATCAAACAATGCAGTAGTTGAACACGCAATTAAACCATCTTCAGGTTTAAAAAAACTACGCGAATTCTCACCTGACTTAGTTGTATTAGATGTTATGCTTCCAGAAATGAATGGTTTTGAAGTATTAACTAAAATCCGTGAATTTTCAAATGTACCTGTTGTAATGCTTACTGCACGTGGTGATGTAGATGATAGAATTATGGGCATTCAGTCAGGAGCAGATGATTATTTAGCAAAGCCTTTCGACGCACTTGAGTTATGGACTCGTATCCAAGCTATTCTTAAAAGATCTAAACCTACATTCGGTGTTTCTGGAATATTTAAATTTGAAGGTATGGATATAGATTGCCAAATGCAAATTGCTAAAGTTGATGGCGTGAAACTTGATTTAACTACAGCCGAATTTGAGATGCTTAGAATTTTCTGTGAAAATCCAAACAAGCCACTTGACCGCGATTTTATGATGGAGCAAACCAGAGGAATTCCTTGGGAGTCATTAAATCGTTCAGTTGATGTTGTAATTTCAAGATTACGTCAAAAATTAGAAGATGATCCTAAGAAACCACGCTTTGTAAAAACAATTTGGGGAAGAGGTTATATGTTTGTTGCAACTCCATGTTTAGAATTACAAGCAGCATAA
- a CDS encoding glycosyltransferase family 9 protein, with product MTLIPPKIKSIAVLQLGKLGDMILTTPLFNSIKELYPESNLTVIADYNSGIIAKVHPSVDHVISIQNGIMRIPNIISALRYKKYDLYIDHKNHFSRTSQMAAWFIKSQLIIIHHLNQPNNNGNYINLPKTIPPGHYVDIATTPLTILNKEYKFNRQPQIFISNEIQKSIDSRISIDKLGLIVINISAGSSDRMWTEENWKALIKSLSKKYSIGIISDPKDTTLANRLCSVQKNCRIIRTENILEAAAVIKRSLIVISSDTSIVHISSAFNKPCLALFSYDISNVNCFKPMSLKSKVVISKKGYKICDIEFEEVLEKFYEIEKQL from the coding sequence ATGACCTTAATACCACCTAAAATAAAATCCATTGCAGTATTACAATTAGGTAAGTTAGGTGATATGATTCTAACTACCCCATTGTTTAATTCTATTAAGGAGTTGTATCCCGAATCTAACTTAACAGTTATTGCAGATTATAATAGTGGTATAATTGCAAAAGTACATCCATCTGTAGATCACGTTATAAGCATTCAAAATGGGATAATGAGAATTCCTAATATTATATCTGCTTTAAGATATAAGAAATATGATTTGTATATAGACCATAAAAATCATTTTTCAAGAACATCACAAATGGCAGCATGGTTTATTAAATCACAATTGATAATAATACATCATTTAAATCAACCAAACAATAATGGTAATTATATTAATTTGCCTAAAACAATTCCACCTGGACATTATGTAGACATAGCAACAACACCACTCACAATTCTAAATAAAGAATATAAATTTAATAGACAACCACAGATATTTATAAGTAATGAAATTCAAAAAAGCATTGACTCTAGAATTAGTATTGACAAATTAGGATTGATTGTAATAAACATTTCAGCTGGCTCGAGTGATAGAATGTGGACCGAAGAAAATTGGAAAGCTTTAATCAAATCTTTATCAAAAAAGTATAGCATAGGAATCATATCTGATCCAAAAGATACTACACTTGCTAATCGGCTTTGTTCAGTACAAAAAAACTGTCGTATTATTAGAACTGAAAATATATTAGAAGCTGCAGCGGTTATAAAAAGATCATTAATTGTAATTTCTTCAGATACTTCAATAGTTCATATTTCATCTGCTTTTAATAAACCATGCTTAGCTTTATTTTCATATGATATTTCAAATGTTAATTGTTTCAAACCAATGTCATTAAAAAGCAAAGTGGTAATATCAAAAAAAGGTTATAAAATTTGTGATATCGAATTTGAAGAAGTTTTGGAAAAATTTTATGAAATAGAGAAACAATTATAG